In Chitinophaga nivalis, a single genomic region encodes these proteins:
- a CDS encoding protein kinase domain-containing protein — MSKIVQLKNGTKLLLEDKAFASGGEGDLFRIINPVSFQKQVVKIYKPDKRTKEREQKIEYLAANLPLLHQDDHHSVIWVNQVVYENGKFIGFTMPAAKGEKLELLCHVRMPKNLTDEWKKFDFYNPKAIELRLKLCFNIAVAIYHIHNLGNYVLVDMKPENIMIQPNGLISIIDMDSVAVTQNNKILFPAPVVTPEYTPPEYYKGVKINKDGLNETWDRFSLSVIFYRLLCGIHPFSGSCITPYDKCNGLAEMVENGLFPNGQKRSFFKVIPPPHNNFHKLETSVQELFKRCFENGYTNPSDRPSADEWCRNLSPQPVIKRSLPSTLLFFPTFDYSRGINYSPVINVTFPIVNYLNPFPLKGLKFIIANIVGKSKQQKLEDLIRTRENDLKYKYAMQQVYELALKALFDNFRSDEALILSKEKSQIGQLKSHFTVEMANIDKLAKGLHIQEVQEIKIMFEILKTTHAKIDQEIKQLYSDILEKRYESHEMQKSALQKNIYDLQKQEQIDINNLTQNPAKLSKYRISEEVREIFGSNNKQAVISLSYVGIYTASDFIDISSDGNLKIRSGQWIKATGIGWNRAYLLNEWRKKCEVKANETITKTVKQNYQNQFGALHQSLNNMDAIFQKNIQPFLIEYNKAKDMLDTEKAKHNKIYQEEISDIQSKYEKLHLPLTTQAKELLNSIPAQIKSITNEIHSALNDNLQKYTLLFASKQNEIKEFIVQLTMEANDLSILHQELAVIVTI; from the coding sequence ATGTCTAAAATAGTACAATTAAAAAATGGGACAAAACTATTACTAGAAGATAAAGCTTTTGCCAGTGGTGGCGAAGGTGACTTGTTTAGAATTATTAACCCAGTAAGCTTTCAAAAACAGGTTGTAAAAATATACAAACCGGACAAGAGAACTAAAGAACGAGAACAAAAAATAGAGTACTTAGCAGCCAATCTCCCTTTATTACATCAAGATGATCATCATTCAGTTATTTGGGTTAACCAAGTTGTATATGAAAATGGAAAATTTATTGGGTTTACAATGCCTGCTGCCAAAGGTGAGAAGCTAGAGTTGCTGTGCCATGTGCGAATGCCCAAGAATTTGACAGATGAATGGAAAAAGTTTGACTTTTATAATCCTAAAGCAATAGAACTTCGATTAAAGCTGTGTTTTAATATTGCCGTAGCCATTTATCATATTCACAATCTGGGCAACTATGTTTTAGTTGACATGAAGCCCGAAAATATAATGATTCAACCTAATGGGCTTATTTCAATAATTGACATGGACAGTGTAGCTGTTACCCAAAACAACAAAATTCTGTTTCCTGCACCAGTAGTAACACCGGAATATACACCTCCCGAATATTATAAAGGAGTAAAAATTAATAAAGACGGGTTAAATGAAACATGGGATAGATTTAGTTTATCCGTAATTTTCTACCGCTTACTTTGCGGAATACATCCATTTTCTGGTAGCTGTATAACTCCTTATGACAAGTGCAATGGATTAGCAGAAATGGTTGAAAATGGACTTTTCCCCAACGGGCAGAAACGCTCCTTTTTCAAAGTAATCCCTCCACCACATAACAATTTCCATAAATTAGAAACAAGTGTACAAGAGCTTTTCAAACGATGCTTTGAGAATGGGTATACTAATCCAAGTGACCGTCCTTCAGCAGATGAATGGTGTAGGAATTTATCACCTCAACCTGTTATTAAAAGATCCCTTCCTTCAACGCTATTATTTTTCCCGACTTTTGATTATTCAAGAGGTATAAATTACAGTCCCGTTATAAATGTAACCTTCCCAATTGTGAATTATTTGAATCCCTTCCCTTTAAAGGGTTTGAAATTTATAATTGCTAACATTGTGGGAAAATCAAAGCAGCAAAAATTAGAAGATTTAATAAGAACTCGAGAAAATGACCTGAAATACAAGTATGCAATGCAGCAGGTATATGAGCTGGCCTTGAAAGCATTGTTTGATAATTTCAGATCGGATGAAGCTCTTATTTTATCTAAGGAAAAATCCCAAATAGGGCAACTAAAAAGTCATTTTACTGTAGAAATGGCAAATATTGATAAATTAGCGAAAGGATTGCATATTCAAGAAGTACAGGAAATAAAAATAATGTTTGAGATTTTAAAAACAACCCATGCTAAGATTGACCAAGAAATAAAACAGCTATATTCGGACATTTTAGAGAAACGTTATGAAAGTCATGAAATGCAAAAGTCTGCCTTGCAGAAAAATATATATGACTTACAGAAACAAGAACAGATTGATATTAATAATTTAACTCAGAACCCCGCAAAGCTTTCGAAATATAGAATATCAGAGGAAGTGAGAGAAATTTTTGGTTCAAATAATAAACAGGCAGTTATATCCTTATCGTATGTGGGCATTTACACTGCTTCGGATTTTATTGACATTAGCTCAGACGGTAATTTGAAAATTCGTTCTGGCCAATGGATAAAGGCAACAGGTATTGGTTGGAATAGAGCGTATTTGTTGAATGAATGGAGAAAAAAATGTGAAGTAAAAGCAAATGAAACAATTACCAAAACGGTGAAACAAAACTATCAAAATCAATTTGGTGCTTTACATCAGTCATTAAATAATATGGATGCTATTTTTCAAAAAAACATCCAACCTTTTTTGATAGAATATAACAAAGCGAAAGATATGCTAGATACGGAAAAAGCTAAACACAACAAGATATACCAAGAAGAAATTTCAGACATACAATCAAAATATGAAAAACTACATCTGCCATTAACCACACAAGCTAAAGAACTTTTGAATTCAATACCTGCCCAAATTAAAAGCATTACAAATGAAATCCACAGTGCGTTGAATGATAATTTGCAAAAGTACACTTTGCTGTTTGCATCAAAGCAAAATGAGATAAAAGAGTTTATTGTTCAATTAACTATGGAGGCTAACGATTTATCCATCCTTCATCAAGAATTAGCTGTAATAGTTACGATTTGA
- a CDS encoding PP2C family serine/threonine-protein phosphatase encodes MYQPNWIFAFASTIGSGHILEKKPCQDACKVECYDNFCITVVCDGAGSCPNSHIGSKQVAELCVYHFEKVITSKNWNYQKELPNQDIWHKVAKQTLFVIREDLDKFSMSNDLDFRSLACTVILTIALPKGLLVTHIGDGRAGYCNNNLEWYPTITPFHGELANETVFITSDIWNDDIVDNYIESKVVIDEVKAFCLLSDGCEKASFECNLFDKEKENYFDPNRPFPLFFNPNLRILPELYKQGKSQEEINNLWMNFLMSGNEKLKVETDDKTLILGVSFSEITNS; translated from the coding sequence ATGTATCAACCGAACTGGATTTTTGCATTCGCTTCTACAATTGGTAGTGGACATATTCTGGAAAAAAAACCTTGTCAAGATGCTTGTAAGGTAGAGTGTTACGATAACTTCTGTATAACAGTTGTTTGTGATGGAGCTGGCTCTTGCCCAAACTCCCATATTGGTTCGAAACAAGTAGCTGAACTTTGCGTATATCATTTTGAAAAGGTAATAACTTCTAAAAATTGGAATTATCAGAAGGAATTGCCTAATCAGGATATATGGCATAAGGTTGCTAAGCAAACTCTATTTGTAATTAGGGAAGACTTGGATAAGTTTAGCATGAGTAATGATTTAGACTTTAGATCATTAGCATGTACGGTTATCTTAACTATCGCTCTTCCCAAAGGACTGCTAGTTACCCATATAGGGGATGGCCGCGCGGGATATTGCAATAATAACCTTGAATGGTATCCAACGATTACACCATTTCATGGCGAATTAGCTAACGAAACTGTTTTTATTACATCAGATATCTGGAACGATGATATTGTTGATAATTATATTGAAAGCAAGGTAGTTATAGATGAAGTGAAAGCATTTTGCTTACTCTCTGATGGTTGTGAAAAAGCATCTTTCGAGTGTAATTTATTTGACAAGGAAAAGGAAAATTATTTTGATCCTAATAGACCTTTCCCTCTTTTTTTTAATCCTAATTTGAGAATTTTGCCGGAATTATATAAACAGGGTAAAAGTCAAGAAGAAATTAATAACCTTTGGATGAATTTTTTAATGTCAGGGAACGAAAAACTAAAAGTAGAAACGGATGATAAAACGCTGATTTTAGGTGTTAGTTTTTCTGAAATAACCAACAGTTAA
- a CDS encoding vWA domain-containing protein → MFEGQSPDNYEQKCLCVLVVDISGSMAGEPINQLNRGLQDFHKEVLTDFVASQRLEVSMVTFGSTAQCIQEPTLVNNFQMPTLFTNGSTKLVDGVRLAMNLIENRKKWYKETGQNYFRPMIILITDGEPDAEQDVNGLSNEVSSAIGSKKFMFYSLGVRGYNHQKLTQICSTPPPLPLDGYKFSEFFSWLSNSISIITKSTEGETLSLPPISDWTQIQM, encoded by the coding sequence ATGTTTGAAGGACAATCACCGGACAACTATGAACAAAAATGTCTCTGCGTACTCGTTGTTGACATATCCGGCTCTATGGCTGGAGAACCTATAAATCAACTGAATAGGGGCTTGCAAGACTTTCATAAAGAGGTGTTGACAGATTTTGTTGCATCACAGCGTTTAGAAGTTAGTATGGTTACATTTGGAAGCACAGCCCAATGTATTCAAGAACCAACATTGGTTAATAACTTTCAAATGCCAACGCTTTTTACAAACGGAAGTACCAAATTGGTCGATGGTGTAAGATTAGCAATGAACTTGATTGAAAATAGAAAGAAATGGTACAAAGAAACGGGACAAAACTATTTCCGCCCAATGATCATATTAATTACCGATGGTGAACCCGATGCGGAACAGGATGTTAATGGGCTTTCAAATGAAGTTTCAAGTGCTATTGGTTCTAAAAAGTTTATGTTCTACAGTTTAGGTGTCCGAGGGTATAATCATCAAAAACTTACCCAAATTTGTTCTACACCTCCACCTTTGCCACTTGATGGATACAAATTCTCCGAATTTTTTAGCTGGTTAAGTAATAGTATAAGCATAATAACCAAATCTACAGAAGGCGAGACCTTATCGCTCCCTCCTATAAGCGATTGGACACAAATTCAAATGTAA
- a CDS encoding MoaF-related domain-containing protein — MYTFFFGRKFRVDYAGLSANNFYSEDGNVVSYEITDGPGKGAKGESPCEWHQIADGIFAISWQEASGATVVHIDNFPEGHSQTFFTTPDMKFYRLQGQLQR; from the coding sequence TTGTATACTTTTTTTTTCGGTCGTAAGTTTCGCGTCGACTATGCCGGTCTTTCAGCAAATAATTTTTACTCGGAAGATGGTAATGTGGTCAGTTATGAAATTACTGATGGCCCAGGCAAAGGTGCAAAAGGTGAATCGCCTTGTGAATGGCATCAAATCGCTGATGGGATATTTGCAATTTCATGGCAGGAAGCCAGTGGCGCTACAGTAGTCCATATTGATAACTTTCCGGAAGGGCATTCGCAAACATTCTTTACCACACCTGATATGAAGTTTTACAGACTACAAGGTCAGTTACAGCGTTAA
- a CDS encoding TlpA family protein disulfide reductase translates to MIKLLLLGLVFNSNSDNPGLEKTKQKYRNAKLISYTQTAYYPLPDVDLVDSNTVSYTIFNPANYDFEYFARRGSIDEAYQKKIFTEVRHNEKTYYRYEDTVNQSGYLKSSLLKKYGPVSLLTHEWTYVNDTLMAGVSYADYSRIESSWEYEGKKIVVKHHIYISPDYSIARFERKNYVEGKLTQIVIYKFYNYVFEAKASKTAFTTPEKYSLKYFERIKKLKPLEPGVKVPPFKGIDIRNSEIELSKFIGKKTLLLFSATNCGYSQLVTDHINQSDFILEGNIRLINFFGSDLKERVTKYLKRYKVNYPVITDRKDIETEYGISGYPILYMLDENGILSKSLSGSSDIIGFLDSQRKK, encoded by the coding sequence ATGATCAAACTACTTCTTTTGGGGTTAGTATTTAATTCCAACTCTGACAATCCAGGTTTGGAGAAAACCAAACAAAAATATAGAAATGCAAAGCTCATTAGCTATACTCAGACTGCCTACTATCCTCTTCCTGATGTAGATCTCGTGGATTCGAATACGGTTTCTTACACCATTTTTAACCCGGCAAATTATGATTTTGAGTATTTCGCCAGGAGAGGATCAATTGATGAAGCTTATCAAAAAAAGATCTTCACAGAAGTCAGGCATAACGAAAAAACATATTATCGTTACGAAGATACTGTCAACCAATCCGGCTATCTGAAATCTTCTTTACTGAAAAAATATGGCCCGGTTTCTTTGTTAACTCACGAATGGACATATGTGAACGACACACTTATGGCAGGAGTGTCGTACGCCGATTATTCCAGGATTGAAAGCAGCTGGGAATACGAAGGAAAAAAAATTGTTGTAAAGCACCATATCTATATTTCACCGGATTATTCCATTGCCCGGTTTGAAAGAAAAAATTATGTAGAGGGCAAGCTGACTCAAATAGTCATCTATAAATTCTATAATTATGTATTTGAAGCTAAAGCGTCGAAAACTGCGTTTACAACTCCTGAAAAATACTCGTTGAAATATTTTGAAAGGATAAAAAAACTAAAGCCGCTCGAACCGGGCGTGAAAGTTCCGCCTTTTAAGGGCATAGATATCAGAAACAGTGAAATTGAACTGAGTAAGTTTATTGGAAAGAAAACACTGCTGTTATTCTCTGCTACCAACTGCGGGTATTCCCAACTTGTTACGGATCATATTAACCAATCTGATTTTATACTAGAGGGTAATATCAGGCTCATCAATTTTTTTGGATCAGACTTGAAAGAAAGAGTGACAAAGTATTTGAAGAGATATAAAGTGAACTATCCTGTCATAACGGATCGCAAAGATATCGAGACGGAATACGGAATATCCGGCTATCCCATCCTATACATGCTAGATGAGAATGGGATCTTGTCAAAATCACTATCCGGCTCTTCTGACATAATTGGTTTTCTTGATAGCCAGAGAAAGAAATAA
- the nadC gene encoding carboxylating nicotinate-nucleotide diphosphorylase produces MTTQEFIAAALLEDVGSGDYSTLASIPADAKGKAVLKIKEEGILAGMQLAQDIFHHLEEDAKFTLSKKDGDAVNNGETAFTVEASVHTILKAERLVLNCMQRMSGIATLTNKYADKIKDYKTKILDTRKTTPLFREYEKEAVRIGGGYNLRMGLYDMIMLKDNHIDFCGSIELAIQKTNEYLAANNRNLKIEIETRNLDDVRRVLAVGNVHRIMLDNYTPELLAEAIELIGGKYETEASGGINLDNIISYARTGVDFVSCGAITNHAVSMDLSLKAHKI; encoded by the coding sequence TTGACAACACAGGAATTCATTGCCGCAGCATTGCTTGAAGACGTGGGTAGCGGCGATTACTCTACACTGGCATCCATACCAGCCGATGCGAAAGGTAAGGCGGTACTTAAAATAAAGGAAGAAGGCATACTGGCAGGCATGCAGCTGGCGCAGGATATTTTCCATCATCTGGAAGAAGATGCAAAATTCACCCTCTCTAAAAAAGATGGTGATGCTGTAAATAATGGCGAAACCGCGTTTACCGTTGAAGCCAGCGTGCATACCATATTAAAAGCAGAAAGACTGGTGCTTAACTGCATGCAGCGCATGAGTGGCATCGCAACGCTAACCAATAAGTACGCCGATAAAATAAAAGACTACAAAACAAAAATACTCGATACCCGCAAAACCACGCCGCTGTTCCGCGAATACGAAAAGGAGGCAGTGCGCATTGGAGGCGGCTACAACCTTCGTATGGGCTTGTACGATATGATTATGTTGAAGGACAACCATATCGATTTTTGTGGCAGCATAGAGCTGGCCATACAGAAAACCAACGAATACCTTGCGGCCAACAACCGCAATCTGAAAATAGAGATCGAGACCCGTAACCTCGACGATGTGCGCCGCGTGCTTGCTGTGGGCAATGTACACCGCATCATGCTCGATAACTACACGCCGGAACTATTGGCAGAAGCAATTGAGCTGATTGGCGGTAAGTACGAGACCGAGGCGTCGGGCGGTATCAATCTCGATAACATTATTTCATATGCCCGCACCGGTGTCGATTTCGTTTCATGCGGCGCTATCACCAATCATGCTGTGAGCATGGATCTTAGTTTAAAAGCACACAAAATATAG
- a CDS encoding winged helix-turn-helix domain-containing protein gives MSDRLHLRSGKRKYLFGLMLLSFVSIVCVAFSMKRNDDFDVARREVLLRKIGHELLLQSGDSTSRVLPVKTIGAHEYRISFEHAFTFYPDSLVNITQRLLAKDPLAGDYVVNILNCGNATVAYGFAISASKKDDIVACQGRKQPTACYMVDIKFKPANVNIVKKVSFWGSLSVLAFAGVIFLRSARPRRVPPASQQIGVFNLGSISFDAEARKLMINGNTIDLTATETRVLHIFALSPNETIERSRLQKEIWEDEGVIVGRSLDMFISKLRKKLEPAPDINIVVVRGKGYKLEISA, from the coding sequence ATGTCGGATCGCCTACATCTCCGCTCCGGGAAACGCAAATACCTGTTCGGGTTGATGCTCCTCTCGTTTGTCTCCATCGTCTGTGTGGCTTTCAGCATGAAAAGAAACGATGATTTTGACGTCGCCAGAAGGGAGGTCTTACTCCGCAAAATCGGACATGAACTGCTTTTACAGTCGGGCGACAGTACGTCAAGGGTACTGCCGGTAAAAACGATCGGAGCGCATGAATACCGGATCAGCTTTGAGCATGCTTTTACTTTTTACCCCGACTCACTGGTAAACATTACGCAGCGTTTGTTGGCAAAAGACCCGCTCGCAGGTGATTATGTTGTTAACATACTTAACTGTGGCAACGCCACTGTAGCCTATGGATTTGCTATTTCCGCAAGTAAAAAAGATGATATTGTAGCATGTCAAGGGAGAAAGCAACCCACAGCCTGCTATATGGTGGACATTAAGTTTAAACCGGCGAATGTAAATATTGTAAAAAAGGTATCTTTTTGGGGTAGCCTATCGGTTTTAGCATTCGCTGGCGTTATTTTTTTGAGGTCTGCCAGGCCGCGAAGAGTCCCACCTGCCAGCCAGCAAATTGGTGTGTTCAATTTGGGGTCGATATCGTTCGATGCGGAGGCGCGCAAGCTGATGATAAATGGGAACACCATAGACTTAACTGCTACGGAAACGCGTGTACTGCACATTTTCGCATTGTCTCCGAACGAGACTATAGAACGAAGCCGGTTGCAGAAAGAGATTTGGGAAGATGAAGGTGTGATTGTAGGTCGCAGTCTTGATATGTTCATTTCAAAACTTAGAAAAAAACTGGAACCTGCCCCAGATATCAATATTGTGGTTGTACGTGGCAAAGGATATAAGCTGGAAATTAGCGCTTAA
- a CDS encoding lantibiotic dehydratase, protein MRIFAADFYLLRTPILSIGNIYSFYNNDDHSIDALLTYCSAHPVLLEAIFLSSPELYDQIRKYQAGELKKEKDIWKLTRAVYKYFARMTTRCTPYGLFAGCALGKTTAGTTDIRIGNIESHRRYSRLDMNIVCELVEAVIALPGVKPQLSYTSNNSIYIVGDQLRYIDYTSARKLRFYNIVEITVSEPLMSILAFCKTAVSYTQILDFLMEQTGEEVSREEAAAFLDELIDTHLLVSNLEPTITGEEYFAILIRRLSVLNIDPAVVAHIREIENLLHAEDTGTEKYYEIRKLLGLLIETSIKDIVQTDLFVETPVNVMDKKLLDDLGESIAQLTVMSRINNNPDLESFTRRFFERYEMQEVPLNIALDPDTGIGYGQNSANRVNHTPLVDDIHIAADLPPFKPEWTNVRQFQAAKLNTAFKTGNDEIVITEEELKSLGNQQPMPASFCAMGSFINQPDSCDFQLAVAYGPTGANILGRFCSGDAELTNKVKEMLAYEEQQEKDAIFAEIVHLPQSRVGNILMRPRLREYEIHFLGTSDIDDDKIITINDLVIYHNGKQLILKSKRLNKRIIPRLSTAHNFSSGNLGIYKFLCDLQAQGMVTNVGWDWNVFHQEVFLPRVRYKNIILQRARWNMSRNDDCFNPKTEEIDEAKFNVFREQHRMPRYVYLSEGDNELILDLSNELCMAILSEQLKKSGRLSLIECLHDRDNCLVKHEVGVHTHEIVIPFYCEQERKPEGSFKMDTTAAVQRTFLPGSEWLYFKIYGSSNFSEQILTGAMKEAAESLIAQQVIDSWFFIRYQDPENHLRLRLHLVDPVTGLQEAMHTIYTMLQDYQQQGVISSIQLDTYVRELERYGGANIINSEILFHHDSRCTAQFLGMIEGDAGEVYRWQFALRGINQLLDDFRFDTDNKLALLKQLQSGFFMEFGGSTSLNRALNDKYRAAMQNVKAALEESTDEDFQVIRDLLNERSEATIPIAAEILAYCSNNALDKTFLLSSYIHMFLNRLFKSESRKHELIIYHYLFRYYESSKARQRKGGS, encoded by the coding sequence ATGCGCATTTTTGCTGCCGACTTTTATTTGCTCAGAACTCCTATATTATCAATCGGGAACATCTATTCATTTTACAATAATGATGATCATTCCATTGATGCGCTGCTGACTTATTGTTCCGCTCATCCGGTATTACTGGAAGCTATCTTTTTATCTTCTCCGGAGTTGTATGACCAGATCAGAAAATACCAGGCCGGGGAGCTGAAGAAAGAAAAAGATATATGGAAACTCACCAGGGCCGTATATAAATACTTCGCCCGAATGACCACGAGGTGTACGCCTTATGGCCTTTTCGCGGGATGTGCGCTGGGGAAAACGACTGCCGGTACCACGGATATCCGTATCGGTAATATTGAAAGTCACCGCCGTTATTCCCGGCTGGATATGAATATCGTATGTGAGCTGGTGGAAGCTGTCATCGCACTTCCTGGTGTAAAACCACAACTCTCCTATACCAGCAATAACAGCATTTATATTGTTGGGGATCAGCTGAGGTATATCGATTACACATCTGCCCGTAAACTCCGCTTTTATAATATCGTTGAGATAACCGTTTCCGAACCGCTGATGAGTATCCTGGCGTTCTGTAAAACAGCCGTCAGCTATACGCAGATACTGGATTTCCTGATGGAACAAACCGGGGAAGAGGTGAGCCGCGAAGAGGCTGCTGCTTTCCTGGATGAACTGATTGACACACACCTGCTTGTTTCCAATCTGGAGCCTACCATCACCGGTGAAGAATATTTTGCGATCCTGATTCGCCGGTTGTCTGTATTGAATATAGACCCTGCTGTGGTAGCGCATATAAGGGAGATAGAAAATCTGTTGCATGCGGAAGATACCGGCACGGAAAAATATTACGAGATCAGAAAGTTGCTGGGATTGCTGATAGAAACCAGCATTAAGGATATTGTGCAAACAGACCTGTTCGTAGAGACGCCCGTGAACGTGATGGATAAAAAGCTGCTGGATGACCTGGGAGAAAGCATCGCACAGCTGACCGTTATGAGCAGGATAAATAATAATCCTGACCTGGAAAGTTTTACGAGACGATTTTTTGAACGGTATGAAATGCAGGAAGTACCGCTTAATATAGCGCTGGACCCGGATACCGGTATCGGTTATGGACAGAACAGTGCCAATCGTGTGAATCACACGCCACTGGTAGATGATATCCACATCGCTGCTGATTTACCACCATTCAAACCGGAATGGACAAACGTAAGACAGTTTCAGGCAGCGAAACTAAATACGGCCTTTAAAACAGGTAATGATGAAATTGTGATAACGGAAGAGGAACTGAAATCACTGGGAAATCAACAGCCGATGCCTGCCAGCTTCTGTGCGATGGGATCTTTCATCAACCAGCCGGATAGCTGTGATTTCCAGCTGGCGGTTGCTTACGGGCCAACCGGCGCCAATATACTGGGTCGCTTTTGTAGTGGCGATGCGGAGCTGACAAACAAAGTGAAGGAGATGCTGGCATATGAAGAACAACAGGAGAAAGATGCCATCTTCGCTGAGATCGTACACCTGCCACAGTCGAGGGTGGGCAATATCTTAATGCGGCCCCGGCTGCGGGAATATGAGATACATTTCCTGGGTACCTCAGATATTGATGATGATAAAATCATCACCATTAATGACCTCGTCATTTATCACAATGGAAAACAACTGATCCTTAAAAGTAAGCGATTAAACAAACGGATTATTCCGCGGCTCTCTACAGCACACAACTTTTCATCCGGCAACCTGGGTATTTATAAATTCCTGTGTGACCTGCAGGCACAGGGGATGGTTACCAATGTCGGCTGGGACTGGAACGTTTTCCACCAGGAAGTTTTTCTGCCCCGGGTACGCTATAAAAATATTATTCTCCAACGTGCGAGATGGAATATGAGTCGTAATGATGATTGTTTCAACCCCAAAACGGAAGAAATTGATGAAGCAAAATTCAATGTTTTCCGGGAGCAACACCGGATGCCGCGCTACGTTTACCTTTCGGAAGGTGATAATGAGCTGATACTTGATCTCTCCAATGAGCTATGTATGGCTATACTGTCTGAGCAGTTGAAAAAATCGGGCCGGCTGTCGCTCATAGAATGCCTGCACGACCGGGATAACTGTCTGGTGAAACACGAGGTGGGAGTTCATACGCATGAAATCGTGATTCCATTTTATTGTGAGCAGGAACGCAAGCCGGAGGGTAGCTTTAAAATGGATACAACAGCAGCAGTACAGCGTACTTTTCTGCCAGGCAGTGAGTGGCTGTATTTCAAAATTTATGGATCTTCCAATTTCAGTGAACAGATATTAACCGGAGCCATGAAAGAAGCTGCTGAAAGCCTGATAGCACAACAGGTGATTGATTCCTGGTTCTTCATCCGGTACCAGGACCCGGAAAACCACCTGCGGTTAAGGCTGCATCTCGTTGACCCTGTAACAGGGTTACAGGAGGCCATGCATACCATCTATACGATGTTGCAGGATTACCAGCAGCAGGGAGTTATTTCCAGCATTCAGCTGGATACCTATGTGAGAGAGCTGGAACGTTATGGCGGCGCTAATATTATCAACAGTGAAATACTTTTCCACCACGACTCCAGATGTACCGCTCAGTTTCTGGGCATGATCGAAGGAGATGCCGGGGAAGTGTACCGCTGGCAGTTTGCATTGAGAGGTATAAACCAGTTGCTGGATGACTTCCGTTTTGACACGGATAATAAACTGGCACTGTTAAAACAGTTACAGTCGGGTTTCTTTATGGAGTTTGGTGGGAGTACTTCGTTAAACAGGGCCTTAAACGATAAGTACAGGGCCGCCATGCAAAATGTGAAAGCTGCTTTGGAAGAATCTACTGATGAGGATTTTCAGGTGATCAGGGACCTCTTAAATGAACGCTCCGAAGCGACCATTCCTATTGCGGCGGAAATCCTGGCATATTGCAGTAATAATGCGTTGGACAAAACTTTTCTGCTTAGCAGCTATATCCACATGTTCCTTAACAGGTTGTTTAAATCAGAATCACGGAAGCATGAACTGATCATTTACCATTATCTGTTCCGTTACTATGAATCCAGTAAGGCAAGGCAACGCAAAGGCGGCAGCTGA